The stretch of DNA tttttgttgggggtcgcagtgcaatgaagtttgagaacccctgatctaggctAACCCCCTGTATAGCATGGGCCAGAAAACCTCTCCCACACGTCCCTGTATTAAGCCCAAAGCCtagttagactaaagcatttcagatCTCAGGAGACTgtgagccacaggcagggaacGGAAGAGAGCGAGGGGCCACCCATGCCCCAGGCCTCGGCGCCAGCTGGGAATCAGGGAGATCCATCCCGATGATCCCAGCAGGTGACCCAGCCTGCAGAGGTAGGGTCCCTGCCACCTGGACCATCCTTAcagccagtggcagaggtggggatgGAACCTCAGAGTCCTGACTCCTTGTCCACTTTGCTCTGATCACGCTCCCCTCCTctagctgggaatagaacccaggagtcctgactccctggcCTCCTCCTGCTCTAACCTCTAGGCTTCCTCTCTTATAAATAGATTCCAGGACTAAAGGTTTAACCCAGCACATCAGGAGGCTCCAATCAATACTCCAGGGCAGATTCTCTCCCAGAGGATTCCCTTTCGACTCACACTGAGTCGCCACATGtcagagcagcccccaggctgctctaTCCTGAGCAGGCAGCCGGTGCGGGAGCTACTGAGCAGCAGAGAAGAAACAGCAGCTGCTCCAGTGGGGAGtgttgggaggtaggtggggagGTGGCGCCCCCTACAGAACACACCCCAGAGTGACAGGGCTGATTCAAACCCTGCAGTGTAAAAATCGCCGAGCACTTAATTCTCAGCTCCTAACAGCCTTGGCCTGCAGGCCTGGGAACCCTGGCTTGAACCTCTCCTGGGTGTGCGACAGGCCAGACAACACAGCAGAAGTGCCAGgctcccccccaaccccggcTCTCACCTCTACAGACACAGCCTTGTCCACGCTCCTCCTGCCGGGAGTCTCGGGGCCTGTCTGGGTCTTGGCTGGCACCATCTCTGGAGCTCGGGAGGGGTTATTGCTCTTAGGGAGTTGTGGGGGACCATGCCCGAAGCCCGGTGTGCCCAGGGTATCTGTGGAGGCGGTCAGGTCATGGAGGTTCATCGGGGGGCTGGTGGGGACCTCGAAATCTAGACCCTTGCTGAAATCGGTCTCTGGCGCCACCTTCTTCGGGGACTGGCTCAGGTTGTTGGACTGAGCCCACATGCTCTCATCCACTTGCCTGCCAATGGAACAGAGAGTTCAGAGGTCCCCGTGGGGGGCCGGGAGGTGGGGGGATAGGGGGGGCAGCTGCGCAGCCAGGAAGTGCTGTAAGCTGttgccaaacacattttcaaCCACATCGAACAGTTCAGTGTTGGTCGATACGTTTATCAACCACCACCAAATAAtggaacattttcagttttcaaaacaaaattttgttttttaaccaaaaaaggtttttcaaccccctccccccacctgttgggtttggggttttttttttgtttttgtttttgtcaaacGTACCCAAAAAATTTCACACTTGCAAACTCAATTGAAATTTCCCACCAGGACTAAATCGTCCTTTCCCAGGCAGCACTAATGATAATTGTTTGTATTCCAGTAATTACTGGCGCACCTAGAGGCTGTAATGAGCAccattgtgttaggcgctgtacaaacccagaacaaaaaggcagcccttgccccaaggagcttccaCTCGAAGACGAAAGACAACGGGTGgatagagacagacagacagacgggcaGCTCAAGGGACCTGTGAGATTAACCTGTGAGATTATTCTGATTGGTGCATGGAGAGACTCCAGGTGTTGAGGTGCCCAAATCCCTTGGAGGGTCTGAACCCAGCTGCCCAAGCACCGTCAGGTGCAGGCCTCAGGGCAGAGGACAAGTGGCTGTGGGCATAGTTACAGGGAGCACCTCCCATGCCTGAGAGAGCAGGAAGCGGCTGGCTGGGAAATTTGACAAAGGGGTGACTAAGAATGGGATCATTGATGGAGCGGAGAGAGGAACCagacccctccctctgccccagcagggATCAGGGTCCAGGGAGCCAGGACCCACCCTGGGGTGTGATGGAAGGGACTCCCCTGTGGATCCGGGCTGGGAGGGCACACCAGGATctgggcccagggagctgggACCTACCCTGGGGGTGGGATAGCAGGATACTCCTGGGGATCCGGGCTGGGAGGGGCTCACCTGCGGATCTGGGTGAGGGTGTCTGTCACCGTCTTGCAGCGCTTCAGCAGGCCGTCCAGCCGGTGCGGCTCCTCCTTGAGGAACTTCACGGCCTCCACCTCTACCCGGAGCACCACCCGCATCTTGCTCTGCAGGCTGGggaagtgagctggggcgggagAGGCGCAGGGTCAGAGCAGGCCCAGGGAGGGCTGAGCAAGACCCTCCTCTCCCGGCTGCACAGGAATTCAAAGCCCTGCACCCAGAGACGCACCCGGCTCTGCCGTGCCCATGTCTGCCTGGCACAGCTGGGAGGAGGTGGCTGGGAGAACTTAGGGGAAAACCCTCCTCCACTTCCGTCCTAGGAGAAAAGCCCCCGTGATTGCAGAGGGGCAGCTCATGGGCACTCCCTGTGTAGGCAgacccagccacagcccctaACACAGACACACCCGGCCAAAGCACCACACCACGCACTCGCAGGGCCGGAGAACCGTGCCACGCACTCGCAGGCCCAGAGCACCCTTTGCCTACTCACACAGGGTTTCTGTACGTCCGGGTTTCCCTGAACACGACCTCTTTTTTGGCCCTCCAATCTCCGTCCGGGCAGATTTTTGACATAGGGACAAAGGTCCGTGGTTTTTCCTCACTTGTTCTTTTACCTCGCTGACGgagctgggcagctagagagcagcagctgctggctgggtgcccagctctgaaggccgccCCGCCGCCTtgcagcaacgcagaagtaaggggggcctggtatggtattgccatagAAACTGTACCCCCCGCCTGCCCGTGGCAGTGTCCTCTCTTTGGGACCTTGAAATACGGTAACCTAGAGAGGTGAAAATACCCGTGCTTCTGGGTCTAGTGCTTCcttgctgctttctctctctgctgccctGATCTTTCTCCTGCttgccacccccacacccagaccctgcCAAACCCCCACCAGCCACACAGTTCAGATACTCGGGCAGCCTCCCACGGGCCTGTGTTATGGGTGGAGGCTCCTGTTTGTTCGTTCACCCTGAGCACAGGGCGGCTGTTACACCCACTCTGCTCGCTGCGCTGTTTGTACGCTCTCTTTCTCGCTCTTGCGGCCGGGCTGTTCAGGGCTGTCACTGCTTTCAGGGTGACGGGCGGAGCTAGTGTTAGGGGCTGGGTCAAACCTGGTTGAAAGTGGGCAGCCGTAACTTGTTATCTGCACTTGAGGGAGAGGGGCACCTGCCATGGGCACGGGGAGCCTTGACCAAGGATGTGCAGCAAGTCGGTGGCAgggccaggattagaactcagggggctcctggctcccaggcttgtgcTCCCCGCATTCGCTCTGGCTGCTGGCCACGTTCAGCAACCGCGTGACAGGCTGGGGTGATGGGGAAGGGGCGCTCTCCCTGATTGATCTAGAGGCCAGGCCAAGCCCAGCCCCATGTTTGCTGTCTGTCCACATGTCCCTCCTCTGACTGCATCACCCCCATGCCCTCCGCAGCTCTTCACGCACCTACACGGAGCATCTGGCTTGGCTCCCAGAAGCATAAACTCTGCCATGTTCTATGCTAAATGCGGGAGGGGGACTCCAGCCCAGAGATGGGCCATGGCAGCGGGTGTGGAAGGCTGAGCGCAGCCctttgggggcgggggcggccGAGGCAGGGCCCCAAGCACCATGAGCTGTCAGATCCACTCAGGCAGCGTCTCCGGCACTCACTCTCTGACAGCTAGCAGAGCAAACAGGGACTCCGCCACGCAGGCAGTCATGTGGGAGAGCCGCAAACACACCGGCAGGCATGCATCCACGCAAACGCACAGCAACACACAATCCAGACACGTGCAACCAGCCCGCAGCCCAAATACATGAAACATGCAACCCAGAGACGTGCAAACACGCAGGTAGCACATCACCCAAACATGCAGGCAACACGCCACCCAAACACAGGCCGGCAACATGCAACCTGAATACGTACAAAGACTTGCAAGAATGCAGGAAACTGCAACCTGCAAACTTGCAAGCATATGCAAACACACACGCATGCTCACACAACCCAAATACATACAAACATATGATACAAGCACGTGAACACACCAATGCAGGGAGACACACACAAACCCAGACATGCAGATACACCGACAACCCAGACACATACAACTCCCAAATCCATGACTCACACGGCCAAAAACTTACACACCTGGTTCACACATGGGACATATGCAAACTTCCACATGTGTGCAATTACAGGGTCACGTCTGCCAGCTCCAAACCACAAGCCAACCCCACAATAAAATCAAAGGTCCCAACGCCTCAAGGGTGAAGCTCTGAAAGCTGCCTTAGGGGGTTGGATGGACGGTTCTCATTGACTCCACTGGGACTGGGGATGCAAATTTCACCCTAAAAGCACACCGAGTGCATGTGGACACAGAAACACCTGTAACTGTCGGCACATATGCCCCTGGGCACACGCACGCGCTCACAGTAAAGCAGACATAGCGTCCTATATAAACTCAAACAACAAGTGTGCCTGCAAACTTACACACAAACCATCCTGAACACTGATCCCGGGCACACACAGGTCTCCAGGGCTGCCCTGCACCCACCGCCACACAAATCACAGAAATGGAGGGCGGGAAGCCACCCAGCCCCCCtggcgctgaggcaggaccaagcaaacctaggccatccctgacggGTGCAATTGAGTGCGCTTGGATAGCATTCAGGGGTGCAAGGTAATCCCTCCCACGATCCTACCAGCCCCCCAGACCTATGCACtcctggagcctcccccccccgccaccgccCTCTCCTCTTGCCGGCCCCCTCTCACCCTTCAGTTCTGTGAGCGTCTCCCCCAGCTGTTTCAGCACCACGgccttctcctccagctcctgcacaGGGACGAGCCGGTGATTGTCCTTCTGAATCTTCTCCACCGACTTCTCCAGGTCGCTGTAAGCACACCGTGCGAATGTCACTCCCCCGTCCTCCGGGAAGGGTCCcaatgctggagggcaggggagcagccGGTCTGGATCGGTGAGTGCGGGCAGGGCCCCCAGGGCACGCACGCAAGCCTAGCAGCTCAGGCCCCGGGCAGTTTTCCCCTTGGGCCGTTAGCAGCTCTGGTACCTATTCAGGATCATGCACCGGCAGGAAGGCCGACCAGGGGCCTCTCCAAACTGGCCCATTGGTGCTAtggccaatttataccagctgtggggagctggcccAACAGACTTTAATTCCCAGAGCTATCCCCAGGCCCTCTTGGAGAAGGCAGAGAGCCACAGACAGAGCCAGGGACGGGCACTGGGCGCCCCGCCCCATCAGGGACGGACTGCAATCCCGCCCTCACTTTAACTGCTGGGTAATCAGCTCTTCCTCATTCAGGTAGCGGAGCCGCTCCTCCTCCACCAGGCTGCGCTGGCGCTGCAGGGGGTCCTCCTGCTTGCGCATGGTGTCCGTCACCCGCACGCTGATCTCCGTCTCCGTCCGCCGCAGCATCGTCTTCACGGTCTCCTGGTTCTGCAGCTGTGAGGCCagagaggcgggggggagggggggacagagACGGGAGGGGAGGGCGTGAACTGGGGATATGTCAGGGAGCACGAGGAAACGGAAAAGCCGACCGATTCTGTCCCCCTCCCCTACGCAGATCCAAACACCCAGAAAGGcaatgcagggcagggggagccgggactcctgggttctattcccactcCTAGCCGagagtgtgatctagtggttagagcaagggactgggagccaggacccctaGGTTCTACTCCCAGTCTTTCCTAGTAGAACAGGAGACAGGGAGCGCCCATTTGCACATAGGAGGGTGAAGGGTCAGGGGGGATTCAAGGCTGGCTGGGAACCTGGGGGTCTGCCACCCAGCTGCCAAGTGCCCTGCCAGCAcaagctggggatgagggggattCCCCGGGGCCATATGTGTGAGGTGCTGACCCCAGCTCTGGGGATAACATGGGGCTGTCGCTCCCCGGGTGAGAATGTGGTGGTGGTACTGGGGGGCACAAGTCGATTACACATTACCCCTCAGCACGACAGGTGGGTGCAGACATGGTGGGGGGCTCACCAGGGatccccttttcctctgtcccacTGGAGAGCAACCAACCACCCTTCGTCACGACTACCAGGCTGGCTCCTGTGTCCACCCGTGGGTCAGCTTAAAAATCAAAAAGCTGGCAAAGATGGTTCCCCCAACCCCACCAATCTGCGTGCTTTCCCTGGGCAAAGCTGCCGGGCTCCGCCCCTCTGGTTCGCCTGGCAATCCTGGCTGTGGCAGGGTCTGCCAAGGAGGGTCAGGGCGAGACAGACGCAGGGGCGGGTGTACGTGGCACAGGCTGGACTTGGAGCTCTGACATACATCCCCAGGAATCTGGCCGATTGACGGAAGGAGCCGGGCCTTGGGAGGGCATCAGCCATTCCCAGTCCGCCTGTCTGGaccgcttccccctcccccatctccgcAGCGCCAGCCGGAATCACCACTCCCCCCAAATCTGTCACTGGTAATTAGCTTTGGAGCTAGGCAAGGCCAAGAAAAGCTGAACCTGGCCACCGAGATCCCTGGCTCCTGAAGGGGAGTTGCCATCTGCCTGGCCGTGCAGTGCCAGGGCGAGCACCACCCAGCAGGAAGGGTGGGATTCTGGTGCAAGCTGCGGGAGGGGGTACGAGctagcagggagagaggaggggaacaGGGTGCAGGGGGGGCCCAGCTGTGGATGTTGGGGAACGCTGCTCTGCTACCCCAGATCTTAACTGGACACGTAACAGCCAATCCACCCTTTGCCAACCAACCAACGTGCCTTTGCTTTGCTCCAGGCCAAGAAGCGGGGCTGAGTCCAAACCCTGACTGGTGAACGGGCTGCAGAGCcttctgcccccgcagctccagTTCTCATCCCGCCCAGCCCCGCCGGGGCTATTGCCACGGAACGGCTCTTTGGTGGCCTGTGGGCGTTGGCGGGTCTCAGGCTGGTTCCCGTATCACCCGCACCGCAGGCGTAGAAGGTGGTTTCGGACAAGAGGCTGAGGATACAATGGGACGTGGAGGCCAAGCTGCCCCCTTAGGGTCTGTCTGCACTGTGACAAAGGGGTGCTCTTACCTCGGGTTCAAAGAGCAGAGAAGACACCGCAGCGTGAATGAGGGGGAGCCTGGGGTTAAAGCCAAGTGGCCGGatcttcactgctatttgaaCCCGAGTTAAGACCACACCTCGTTTTGCAGCGTAGGCCTGACTTGGGGGGTCCGTGAGCCGACTGGGCTATTCCTGCCTGCGGGTGACCTTCCCCACACCCTGCCACCCGGCCAGTGGGGCCAGGAGCTCTGTGCTAGGAGGCGAGGCAGGACTCTGATGGCCCTGAGCCGCACATGCCCCGACGAGAGCCGGCGGGCTCGCTCCCGGATGGCTCCCCTCACCTGCAGCTTCTTCAGCTGCTGCAGCTGGTTGCGGAGGTCGCTGGCGTTCTGCTGCAGGCCGTGGAGGTGGAGCTGCATGTGCAGGCGGGTGATGGCCGTCGGCTGCCCGGCCGGGGTGCTGGTGGCGGAGGGGTGCGAGGGGGCAGGGATCGGCGTCCCCGAGCAGCTCCGGCTGGCGGCTGAGAGCATGAACAGAGCAGGACAGCCAATGAAGTGCTAAGTCCAGGGAAggctcccaccccttctccctcattctctgcccccctctcctccccagcctagACATGCACGGTGCTTTTGATCCAGAGGGGAGGCCCTACAGAAATATAAGTCACCCCACCTTGATCTCCCTTTCAGAGCCCGGATCCCAGTGTGAGCTCATTCCCACCGGTCCCCTCCGGCAAGAGGCACCCCAAGCCGTGGCTGGGTCTGCAAACCTGTTTCTCCCACCTTCCACAGAACCCACGTCCCCCTCCCGGCCCTGGGGCTAAACCCAGCCCCGTTGCTGCCCAAAGGCGGGTGGGTTTGGTGCTCAGAATTGTACCCTCAGACCAGGCAGCAGGAAGCCAACTGCCAAGGAGCCCCTAGAAACAGAATCACCCAAACACTCACCTGGGCGCTCCCAGTGCGGGCAAGGGGGTGATTGTAGAGCACCGAGCGAGGAAAGCACTGCTGTGCGTGGGGCCGGCCCCGTGGGGGAGGAGCtgctgtgtgggggtggggctgggccggggggggggaggagctgctgtGCATGGGGCCAGGCGGATGCGGGAGGAGCTCctatgtgggggtggggccaggcgggtgggggaggagtggctGTGTGGGGCGGGGATGGGCCAGGCTTCCTGGGTCTTTCTGTGGAGCTGCTCAGTGGCTCCCTCAGAAGCCACGTTCCTCACTGcagtgaggggcagggggcagagggcagAGACCCATCCTCGAGGGCTGACGCCACCTGCCCAGGAGGGGGAGCCCTGGAGGCCCCTCCCACATGCTCCTGGAGCCCAAAGTCCCACGCCAGCTACCCCAATGGCAGCTCCATGGCCCCGGGAGTGGGAGGACCCAGTgcaccagcacctcctgcaggcgGAGCTTGGGGCTGCGGCTCCCGTCGCTCCCACCCAATCACTTACGTGCTGACGGGGGTGTCCCTCCATTGGTGGCGTCCGTCTTCTCGCTGCATGGAGGGGAGGGCGGCGGGTGAGAGCGGGTTAAACAGTCCCAGCCCCGGCCCAGGAGAGCCGGCAAAGCGGGGAGGCCACCGAGCTAAGCCAcgagcaggggaggaggtgcccGGAGAAGGACGTTAACTGAGACGCGTTGGGGTCATGCTGCCCCCTCCCAATCTCTCCCCTCGAACAGCCCCAAAGGGAGACCTCGCTTCTCCCTTCCCATGCTGAGTACGCTGGGGTTCCCCTGGGCCGTGAGGCCTTGAGTGGGGGGAGCCAGTGAGATCTGCAGCTGCTCCGAGGCCCCTTTGCACTGTTAGAACTTCCTGCACCGGCCCGAGTGTCCATGAGCACTGGGCCTGctggtggaactcactgccacaagatagcGGCCCAGAGCTTAGCAAGGATCGAGCGAGTCCAGGGAGAACAAGACTCTCCAGAGTCAGAGAAATTCACAGTGAAAGGACAGGACCCCAAGTGCTTTGGAAGAGCCGTCGATGCTCCTGGCTCAGAGCGGGAGCCAGCCTCCAGCAAACGGGGTGGTAGGAAGAGGCTGGCTGGGCCAAAGTTGCTCTGTAGGGGGAATCTGGAACCTTGCTCGGCAGTAGCTGGTGCTGGGCCACATAGGCCACGGGCGTGGTCCTTACTGCCATTCCTAAGAGCCTATCACAGGCCTGGTCCCCGGGCCCTGCTCTGCTGTCAGCACTGGCGAGCCCAGCGGGTGCGATTGGCAGCGATGGGGCtgcccaggggagcagggagcagggcctcgttTGCAGACAATCCATGTGTCTGGGGCGCTATCCCCACCGACCTGGAGAATTTGTTGGGGCCCGCCGGGGTTGAGAGTGATGCTCCGCGCCCTTGGGTTTCCTCTCTGCAGCCGCATCACAGGGCGGGGCTTAAAGCCTCCAATCACCACGCGCTTCCATTGAATGACACCGCGTTCCCGTAAAATAGCCCCAGCGCCCCCTACAGGACATTGCGGGATGTAGCTCGCGGCCACTGGTGAGATCGCCAGGAAAGCCCGGGTCATGGCCAACCTGCCACCTGTCCCACGCCGAGGCAAGATGAGGGGCTTCCTGCCCCCCTTTCTTACCTGGGGGTCTCGCCCTCGGAGCCCCGGAGCAGCGCGCTCTGCACCAGCCCTGTCAGGCTGGCGATCTGCTTCTCCATGGCTTCCATCCGTTCCCtttggggggtagggagggaaaAGAGCTGTATTAGATCCAGGCTCCAGCAGACGGGACCCTCCAGGGCCTGGTATCTGCAGGGGAGGCCAAGGGCCTATGGACTCCAGGGTCCTGGCCTTGCCAGGAGGATGCCCCATCTGAATCCATACCCCCCTCAGCGTTTGAACCCTTTTGGGAGTCTCAGGGCCAGACCCTCGTCTAGTGTAGATCAGTGGAGCTCCCTTGAGGTCAATTCCCTCCTCGTGCCCATGCGCGCCGGCCAGGGATCCAAtcctccgtctctctctctctgctccagccTCCCACCACCGTCCCTGGCAGTAGAGACCgggcaatatttaaaaagggatcTCACCCCTCAGGCTGTCCCTGAGGGCCTTTTCCTTCTTTGAGACTCGTCCTCCCCTGTTGGGGCCCTGGGCGGCCTGTGAATAATGAGTCCATCTGAGGCCCGCAGCCGCTTGCCAGTACAGCGGCCCGTGACGGGACAGCACTGCTAATTCCATCGACCTTTGTTGTCCTCCTACATCCTCCCCACCTCATTTCCTCCCACGTCTCTCTCCCCCTGGACAGCTCCCTaatggctccccccaccctcccctgaCAGCCCAGCTCACGGCCCTGGAAACAACAAATGAGACCATCATTGCTTGGGAGATGAAGAGACAGGCACAGAGATGAAAGGCAAGATAATGGGTTATTTCCATACCAGCTACCTGCCTGTATGCAGCTTTCCCTGCTGCACCGGCAGGGTTACAATGGGGGCTCTGGCTTTTTGTACACGGGCTGGGGAAGACAGAATCTCTCCCTTTTGTACGGGGCCCCTAGCCTCACAGTGCTTGATGAGCTGGGATAGGGACACATTGccagggaaaccgaggcacagagtgataaggggccaggatttcaaggGGGTACATATACATGGCCGTGGGAGCAggctccctcccagcccggtACACAGACTCATGCCAGCATGCTGCAAAGAGCTGTGTGGACATCCCGGCGGGACTGCCTGGCTTGCTCCCACCTCAGGCCCTGACTACGCAGCTCCGTGGGTGCTGAGCTGTCTTGCAGACATGGCCATCGGCgtcacaatgggagctgaggggtaGCAAAGCTCCAGCTCAGAGTGACACAGGGTGCCCGTGAAAAGCCAGGCACTGgactcaggtctcctgaatcccagcccagtgccttatccacaagaccatcctccctCCTCGTCATCCCACTCAAGTTTTTCTCTACAAAGTGGCACCAAGAGGTGACCCAGACCCCagattcccccacctccataACCTGCCTGATGCAGTAGCCAAGCTCCAACAGCAGGAAAGACTcaagaaaaagaacccaggagtcctgaggccCAGTCCCCAGCTCAAACATCTCTATCGCTGGATCATACTCTACTGCTGACAGCCAATTACTGCatctcaggactcctgggttctaattccCGTCTCTGCCACTGCTGTGTGACTGtcacctctctgtgactcagtttccccacctggaaGAGGGGGATCCCAAACTGACCAACATGGCAAACCCAGGACTCAGTCTACTCATCCCATCATTGCTGGGAAGCTGCCGACCCAAGCCCGGCTCCTTACCTTGTTTCCGTATCCTTGGCAGGCACAGGAGGGCTGAACCCTGACAGGGGTCGATCCCCAGGGCCTGGGAAGAGTTCGGGGGGGCCCGAGGAGCTGGGGTTCCGGGGCTTGCTGACGGGGCTCTCCATGAAGACTGAGGAGCAGGAGTCTTTGCGGAAGGACTGGCGGACGGGCGAGGACCTGCTGGACGGCCCCGAGTAGGGGCTGTGAGGGCTCTGCCCCTGCTGGACGTCCACCAGCCGGCCGTCGGCCATCTTCTGCGGCGAGGACGGGGGCATGCGGAAGCCGAGGCTGGGCCCGTAGGTGTCGCTGTAGATCTGGGCGTTGGGCTTGTACAGGCTGTCCTCCAGCTCCGTCTGCAGGGCAGCCGCTGAGTAGGTGCTGAGGGAGCGGACCGAGCCCCGTTTGTAGAGCCCCCCGGCGTAGGCAAAGGGGTCGCCCATGCCGGCCAGGGACTGCGTGGAGGTGATGCTGAGCCGGCCCTCGTGCACCATGCCGTAGGGGTCAGCGTACAGCCCCTCGTTCTTCACCAGCACCATGTTCTTGCCGGCCAGGTCTTCGTCCGGCTTGACATCCCGGCGCTCCAGGATGGCGCTGGGGCTGGGCGACACGCCCGGGGCGGGCGGCAGGTTGGAGAGGCGCTCGCCGTGGTGCACGGGGCTGCCGGCATAGGAGGGTGGGCGCCCGCCGCTGTAGGACATGCGGGAGCGGGACGGGGAGGAAGACTGGAGCAAAGGTGGAGGGGAGCCGGAGGGGAGGTGGGAAGCTGGGGACATGGTGTTCAGCCGGCGGGTGGGGGATGACTCCCTGGAGGTATAAACCATCTCCCGCTGCAGGGAAGAGAGAAGTGCCACCGAGGCTGTAAGCACtcacccctctctcctccctgcagAGGGAGCACCCCTGCTGTACCCCCATTCTCCCTGGTGACCCCCCTAGATGTGCTGGCGGTTCACATTTCACACACTGAGCTGCGGCAGGTGACGGTCACTTGCACATGGGGTGGTTTAGAAGGCAGATGGGACTGGGCAGACACAGGACAGGAGGGCGGGGATACCAACACTGCCTAGCTCCCTCCTCTCCGCCGCAGCCCATAGCACGGGGCCAAGTGCCAGGCGCACAGAAAGGGCCCGATCCTCTGTTGCCAGCCGCAGGATGGCCATGTCTTGCGCCCACTTTGCACTAGTGTCAAGGGCTGCgcagggggcagggcaatggagaaccaGGCCTAGAGTCTGTAGTATGGGGGTGATCTTGCGtctacgcacacacacacagactctcaCACACGTTGCTGCTTCTCGCATAAGCAACTGGGATTGGAGGCTGGGGGTTAAGGGAGGGGAGCCCTATGGGGCTTGAGCTGCTTGTTTGTAAACATCGAtgctttcaaacacacacacacagatgcgtGCTGTCAGCAGAGCCAAAtaatcacccccccacacacacacacacacccatacacaCATGCACTGTGAAATCAGGAGACGCTGCCAAAGGGACTTAGAGCCCAGGGAAGATCACACAAAGTGGGGAGGGTCACTGGAGGCAGCAGTGGCCAGAAGGCAGATCCTGGAGTAAACCCGGaacccctcacccactcctggcAAGACCAGAACACCAGATCCCAGTGCAagcccagccttccctccccactcctagGATGAGACTGGAATGCCAGATCCTGGGGCAAACCCAACCCCTGAAGAACCAGCCCCCCGTTGACCTTCACCCTGATGCACCCCAGAAATGAAGATCAGCAGCATCCCACACGCCCGGGCAAATTGCAGCTCCCTCGCTCTCTCTCCAGGAGCACAACAATTTACTCTGATTAATACCCTAATCAGCATGTTTATGACTCCACTGCCATGGCTCAGACCATCCAATCTCCTAAAGCAACCCATAACAgcgctgcagctggggctgacaAATGGGAGCTCATAACTCCTTCCACAAATATACCCAGGCACCAGTTTCCCcctagcccccctcccctgcccggcTCTCACACAAGCAAGGTCTGTCTGTGTGTGCGCGTGAGCATTTGCTGGCACCATTCTTCCCTGGCCCCATGGAAATGGGGtacttcttccccctcccagatGGAAAAGTTGGGACAGCCCCTCCCTGCGACAGCCCCCTTCATCTGCCCTCTCCTTACCCTCAGG from Lepidochelys kempii isolate rLepKem1 chromosome 27, rLepKem1.hap2, whole genome shotgun sequence encodes:
- the SRCIN1 gene encoding SRC kinase signaling inhibitor 1 isoform X12; the encoded protein is MPVAGWGARCFCQLDLSLRAAPAVRKSPPPPMHCPAFHFLFDPERTSTHMISADDAEYPREYRTLGNGTRRFSNVGLVHTSERRHTVIAAQSLEALTGLQKAEMDRKRDAFMDHLKNKYPQHALAIRGQQERIRDQQPNYWSFKTRSSRHSQGSQPALADQAKLSFASAESLETMSEAELPIGFNRMNRFRQSLPLSRSTSQTKLRSPGVLFLQFGDETRRVHITHEISSMDTLHALIVHMFPQKLTMGMLKSSNTAILIKDESRNVFYELEDVRDIQDRSIIKIYRKEPLYASFPASHITNGDLRREMVYTSRESSPTRRLNTMSPASHLPSGSPPPLLQSSSPSRSRMSYSGGRPPSYAGSPVHHGERLSNLPPAPGVSPSPSAILERRDVKPDEDLAGKNMVLVKNEGLYADPYGMVHEGRLSITSTQSLAGMGDPFAYAGGLYKRGSVRSLSTYSAAALQTELEDSLYKPNAQIYSDTYGPSLGFRMPPSSPQKMADGRLVDVQQGQSPHSPYSGPSSRSSPVRQSFRKDSCSSVFMESPVSKPRNPSSSGPPELFPGPGDRPLSGFSPPVPAKDTETRERMEAMEKQIASLTGLVQSALLRGSEGETPSEKTDATNGGTPPSAPASRSCSGTPIPAPSHPSATSTPAGQPTAITRLHMQLHLHGLQQNASDLRNQLQQLKKLQLQNQETVKTMLRRTETEISVRVTDTMRKQEDPLQRQRSLVEEERLRYLNEEELITQQLNDLEKSVEKIQKDNHRLVPVQELEEKAVVLKQLGETLTELKAHFPSLQSKMRVVLRVEVEAVKFLKEEPHRLDGLLKRCKTVTDTLTQIRRQVDESMWAQSNNLSQSPKKVAPETDFSKGLDFEVPTSPPMNLHDLTASTDTLGTPGFGHGPPQLPKSNNPSRAPEMVPAKTQTGPETPGRRSVDKAVSVEAAERDWEEKRAALTQYSAKDINRLLEETQAELMKAIPDLEFAAKHKQAAGSAASTPEHKPPKPQHAQKATAKIDPNGRRGSDELTVPRYRTEKPSKSPPPPPPRRSFPSSHGLTTTRTGEVIVTSKKDSSFMKKAESEELEPQKPQVKLRRTVSEVTRPASTPPIIASAIKDDDEEDRIIAELEVFQRSSGSPFIPKFRCDRLAAAVSPAPADLWPSGAALAAEGWKDKSRHALGIQPASKRAGALQAAGRLLQGVTLLRAFLLEL